One part of the Longimicrobiales bacterium genome encodes these proteins:
- a CDS encoding Nif3-like dinuclear metal center hexameric protein translates to MRLHELVEYLNGYLRVTAIPDYPGALNGLQVEGTRDVRRLGVAVDASEASVRVAVRSDCDLLLVHHGLFWDGNRPVTDRRYRRLQPLIASGVALYAAHLPLDLHPEVGNNAQLARELGIDLKGTFGAYQGVDVGVWGECEITREALAARLDDRLGVRVHLMPGGPERIRTIGVITGGGGSSIGEAIAAGLDAFITGEGAHHTYFDAVEGGINVYYGGHYATETFGVRALAAHLAERFGLEWEFFDLPTGL, encoded by the coding sequence ATGAGGCTGCACGAGCTGGTCGAGTACCTGAATGGATACCTTCGCGTTACCGCGATTCCCGACTACCCCGGGGCACTGAACGGGCTGCAGGTGGAGGGCACGCGCGACGTCCGGCGGCTCGGTGTTGCGGTCGATGCCAGCGAGGCCAGCGTGCGCGTGGCGGTGCGGTCGGACTGCGACCTGCTCCTGGTGCATCACGGGCTGTTCTGGGACGGCAACCGGCCGGTGACGGACAGACGCTACCGTCGGCTGCAGCCACTGATCGCCAGCGGTGTTGCGCTGTACGCGGCTCACCTCCCGCTGGACTTGCACCCAGAAGTCGGCAACAACGCCCAACTGGCCCGTGAGCTCGGCATCGACCTGAAAGGCACCTTCGGGGCGTACCAGGGCGTCGACGTCGGCGTCTGGGGCGAGTGCGAGATCACGCGGGAAGCGCTGGCCGCGCGGCTGGACGATCGGCTGGGGGTCCGGGTGCACCTGATGCCGGGCGGACCCGAGCGGATCCGGACGATCGGCGTGATCACGGGTGGCGGCGGCAGCAGCATCGGCGAAGCGATCGCCGCGGGGCTCGACGCATTCATCACCGGCGAGGGTGCGCACCACACGTACTTCGACGCTGTCGAGGGCGGAATCAACGTGTACTACGGCGGGCACTACGCGACGGAGACGTTCGGCGTGCGTGCGCTTGCGGCGCACCTGGCGGAGCGGTTCGGCCTGGAGTGGGAGTTCTTCGATCTGCCGACGGGATTGTAG
- a CDS encoding polymer-forming cytoskeletal protein, which yields MALIGRNAQSTSRNSSKDQSEMAKETNGSQTPRDGVISIIGPGMRVDGDCTADGTLRVEGYIKGTVRAGKAVVVSKDGVVEGDILTQDAIIGGKVTGTVSAESRLELQATCQIQGEIRARRIKLDEGGQVNGNVRTGDAERPSSVPAAVRTGGGETAAPKSSGPAIEATPGM from the coding sequence ATGGCGCTCATCGGCAGGAACGCGCAAAGCACGTCCAGGAACTCCTCCAAGGATCAGAGCGAAATGGCCAAGGAAACGAACGGCTCACAGACCCCGCGCGACGGCGTGATCTCGATCATCGGACCCGGCATGCGTGTCGACGGCGACTGCACCGCGGACGGCACGCTCCGGGTCGAAGGCTACATCAAGGGTACGGTCCGGGCGGGCAAGGCCGTGGTCGTCAGCAAGGACGGCGTCGTCGAGGGCGACATCCTGACGCAGGATGCGATCATCGGCGGCAAGGTCACCGGCACCGTGTCGGCGGAGAGCCGTCTCGAGCTGCAGGCGACCTGCCAGATCCAGGGGGAGATCCGCGCGCGCCGCATCAAGCTGGACGAGGGTGGCCAGGTCAACGGCAATGTCAGGACCGGCGATGCCGAGCGGCCGTCATCGGTGCCGGCGGCGGTGCGGACCGGCGGCGGCGAGACGGCGGCACCAAAGAGCTCCGGGCCGGCGATCGAAGCGACGCCTGGCATGTAA
- a CDS encoding peptidoglycan DD-metalloendopeptidase family protein, with protein sequence MADERRLTVIVVPHGDLETRTYEISYGRLRFYLLMFIAVAIAVALVLALWFPIAAQAGRVPALVRENERLHAERAQVTELARTLAEVEAQYERVRQLLGADAPSGDGQPLLPPLRPKPDTAATETGDDAAMIDGVIQQWPLESRGFITRRVSDASDHPGVDIAVSRGSLIRAAGAGVVRIAGVDDVYGYYVVLDHGDGIQSLYGHADTLLVDAGARVAAGQPVARVGTSGRSSAPHLHFEVRRDGRPVDPLRFVAP encoded by the coding sequence ATGGCTGACGAACGCCGCCTGACCGTGATCGTCGTGCCGCACGGCGACCTCGAGACGCGCACCTACGAGATCTCCTACGGCCGGCTGCGCTTCTACCTCCTGATGTTCATCGCCGTGGCCATTGCGGTTGCCCTCGTGCTGGCGCTCTGGTTTCCCATTGCGGCGCAGGCCGGGCGCGTGCCCGCACTGGTGCGGGAGAACGAGCGGCTGCACGCGGAGCGGGCGCAGGTTACCGAGCTCGCGCGGACGCTGGCCGAGGTGGAGGCGCAGTACGAGCGCGTGCGCCAGCTGCTCGGGGCCGACGCACCCTCGGGCGACGGGCAACCCCTCCTCCCGCCGCTGCGGCCCAAGCCCGACACCGCGGCCACCGAGACCGGCGACGATGCGGCGATGATCGACGGTGTGATCCAGCAGTGGCCGCTGGAATCGCGAGGCTTCATCACCCGCCGCGTGTCCGACGCCTCGGATCACCCGGGGGTGGACATCGCGGTGAGCCGGGGCAGCCTCATCCGGGCGGCCGGTGCGGGGGTGGTGCGAATCGCTGGCGTGGACGACGTTTACGGCTACTATGTCGTCCTCGATCACGGCGACGGTATCCAGTCGCTCTACGGGCACGCCGACACGTTGCTCGTGGACGCGGGCGCGCGGGTGGCTGCAGGGCAGCCGGTGGCGCGCGTCGGCACCAGCGGCCGGTCGTCCGCGCCGCACCTGCATTTCGAAGTTCGGCGCGACGGTCGTCCGGTCGACCCGCTCCGCTTCGTAGCACCCTGA
- a CDS encoding ParB/RepB/Spo0J family partition protein — MSAPEPTGGRARESRPRDDKRSGKRLGKGLGALLGDYLGEQAAAEVTGHATQEQPEARRIRIADVRPNAYQPRREFSEQELADLAASLEANGLLQPIVVRPVDGPGATRWELVAGERRWRAATRLGWTDIPAVVRDVDDRTMLVLALVENIQRAQLNALEEAQAYERLGQEFSLTQQQIADVVGKDRSTVANAIRLLQLPASVRVLLSENRLSAGHARALLGADNDRTIADLARRAVEQGWSVREVEAEVQRTRGASRRRPRQEKQRDATERQLEEELQRALGTDVRIKRGRGMKGKLEIPFYGAEDFERLFEILAGRSALDVVS, encoded by the coding sequence ATGAGCGCGCCCGAGCCGACCGGCGGGCGCGCCCGGGAAAGCCGGCCGCGCGACGACAAACGGTCGGGCAAGCGGCTGGGCAAGGGGCTCGGCGCGCTGCTCGGAGACTACCTGGGCGAGCAGGCTGCGGCCGAGGTCACCGGCCATGCCACCCAGGAACAGCCTGAAGCCCGCCGGATCCGCATCGCCGACGTCCGTCCCAACGCCTATCAGCCGCGCCGCGAGTTCTCCGAGCAGGAGCTGGCCGATCTTGCCGCTTCCCTCGAGGCGAACGGGCTGTTGCAGCCGATTGTCGTCCGACCGGTCGATGGGCCGGGCGCCACGCGCTGGGAGCTGGTCGCCGGTGAGCGCCGCTGGCGCGCCGCGACACGGCTGGGCTGGACCGACATCCCCGCGGTCGTGCGCGACGTCGACGACCGCACCATGCTGGTGCTCGCGCTGGTCGAGAACATCCAGCGGGCGCAGCTCAACGCGCTGGAAGAAGCCCAGGCCTACGAGCGCCTGGGCCAGGAGTTCTCGCTGACGCAGCAGCAGATCGCGGACGTCGTGGGGAAGGACCGCTCCACGGTGGCCAACGCGATCCGCCTGCTCCAGCTGCCCGCCAGCGTCCGCGTGCTCCTTTCCGAGAATCGTCTTTCCGCGGGGCATGCGCGCGCGCTGCTCGGCGCCGACAACGACCGCACCATTGCCGACCTCGCGAGGCGCGCTGTCGAGCAGGGGTGGAGCGTGCGCGAGGTCGAAGCGGAAGTCCAGCGGACCCGGGGTGCCAGCCGGCGCCGCCCGCGGCAGGAAAAGCAGCGGGACGCCACGGAGCGGCAGCTCGAGGAGGAGCTGCAGCGGGCGCTGGGCACGGATGTACGCATCAAGCGCGGGCGCGGCATGAAGGGAAAGCTGGAAATCCCGTTCTACGGCGCCGAAGACTTCGAGCGGCTCTTCGAGATCCTGGCGGGCCGCTCCGCCCTGGACGTCGTATCCTGA
- a CDS encoding AAA family ATPase: MSRVIAIANQKGGVGKTTTAINLGAGLAVAERRTLIVDMDPQGNATSGLGIDKNTVERSTYDVLIGATPAEEAALRGMHFPLLDVIPSSQDLVGAEVELVEGEDRELRLRNALADVREAYDYVLVDCPPSLGLLTLNTLAAADTVLIPIQCEFYALEGLSQLLNTIRLVQQSLNPGLQIEGVLLTMFDQRLNLSRQVADEAKEYFGSRVFSSVIPRNVRLAEAPSFGKPIAVYDVLSAGSQSYLALAREIIAHDAAHATRQAEEGVA; this comes from the coding sequence ATGTCCCGCGTCATTGCGATCGCCAACCAGAAGGGCGGGGTCGGCAAAACGACCACCGCAATCAACCTCGGCGCGGGCCTCGCCGTCGCGGAGCGGCGCACGCTCATCGTCGACATGGACCCGCAGGGGAATGCCACCAGCGGCCTGGGCATCGACAAGAACACCGTCGAACGCTCGACCTACGACGTGCTGATCGGCGCGACGCCGGCCGAGGAGGCCGCGCTCCGGGGCATGCACTTCCCCCTGCTGGACGTCATCCCCTCGAGCCAGGACCTGGTCGGGGCGGAGGTCGAGCTGGTGGAGGGGGAGGACCGGGAGCTGCGCCTGCGCAACGCGCTGGCAGACGTGCGCGAAGCGTACGACTACGTGCTCGTCGACTGCCCGCCGTCGCTCGGACTGCTCACGCTGAACACGCTGGCCGCGGCGGACACCGTCCTGATCCCGATCCAGTGCGAGTTCTACGCGCTGGAAGGGCTGTCCCAGCTCCTGAACACGATCCGCCTGGTGCAGCAGAGCCTGAATCCCGGGCTCCAGATCGAGGGCGTGCTGCTCACGATGTTCGACCAGCGGCTCAACCTGTCGCGCCAGGTCGCAGACGAGGCCAAGGAGTACTTCGGCAGCCGCGTCTTCAGCAGCGTGATCCCGCGCAACGTGCGGCTGGCGGAGGCACCCAGCTTCGGCAAGCCGATCGCCGTCTACGACGTGCTGTCCGCCGGCTCGCAGAGCTACCTGGCGCTGGCGCGCGAGATCATCGCCCACGACGCCGCCCACGCGACGCGCCAGGCCGAGGAAGGTGTCGCATGA